TAAAAGATTGGAACTGGATGCCGTATCACTCAAAAGCATGCACCTCCCTCTGGATAGCAGTACTGAAGACATTAAAGCGTCTGCCAAAAAAGTCAGAGATGCCGGGTTAGACCTTTACGGGGCCGGAGTCATTTACATGAAGACTGAAAAAGAAGTAAAAGAGGCCTTCGCCTATGCACAGGCGGCTGAACTGGAAATGATTATAGGAGTACCCAATCATAACCTTCTGCCACTTGTAGAAGAGCAGGTAAAAGCTACTGATATTAAATTGGCTATCCATAACCATGGGCCGGGTGATAAGGTGTTCCCTAGTCCGGACAGTGTATTTGAAAAGATCAGAACCCTGGACAAACGTATCGGACTGTGCATAGATATTGGCCATACTTTTCGTATTGGACAAGACCCGGCAGCCAAAGCTCGTCAGTATGCTGACAGATTGTATGATGTTCACCTTAAAGATGTAGATAAAAGAGGAGCTAAAGGTGGTACTTTAGAATTGGGCAGAGGAATTATGGATATTCCTGATTTTATGCGTGCCCTCAAAGATATTAATTATCAGGGGGTAGTAGGTCTGGAGTACGAAAAAGATGGAGATGATCCGGTACCAGGTCTGGCAGAGTCGGTGG
This window of the Porifericola rhodea genome carries:
- a CDS encoding sugar phosphate isomerase/epimerase family protein — its product is MNHSRKNFLKLMGLGALASTTQLSWAAPNHKKKDLVVPAKDFKLGVASYSLRTLSLDEVIAVAKRLELDAVSLKSMHLPLDSSTEDIKASAKKVRDAGLDLYGAGVIYMKTEKEVKEAFAYAQAAELEMIIGVPNHNLLPLVEEQVKATDIKLAIHNHGPGDKVFPSPDSVFEKIRTLDKRIGLCIDIGHTFRIGQDPAAKARQYADRLYDVHLKDVDKRGAKGGTLELGRGIMDIPDFMRALKDINYQGVVGLEYEKDGDDPVPGLAESVGYARGVIAAI